A section of the Petrimonas sulfuriphila genome encodes:
- a CDS encoding 3-keto-5-aminohexanoate cleavage protein, whose protein sequence is MEKLIITAAICGAEVTKEHNPAVPYTVEELVREAVSAYDAGAAIVHVHVREDDGTPTQSKERFRVCMEAIKAARPDVILLPSTGGAVGMTAEERLQPTELFPEMATLDCGTCNFGDEVFENTLPMMRDFGKRMIENNIKPEYECFEMGHLETALHLAAKGYVPGPPMQFNFVLGVPGCAAATVENLVWMVNRIPAGSTWTATGIGRSEFILAAHAIAMGGHVRVGFEDNLYLSRSVLAKSNGELVNKVVQMAKLLNREIATPAEARAILGLNPL, encoded by the coding sequence ATGGAAAAGCTTATCATCACAGCTGCCATTTGCGGGGCGGAAGTAACCAAGGAACACAACCCTGCTGTACCCTATACCGTAGAAGAACTTGTGCGCGAAGCGGTATCGGCTTACGATGCCGGCGCAGCCATCGTTCACGTACATGTGCGCGAAGACGACGGCACGCCCACGCAAAGCAAAGAGCGTTTTCGTGTTTGCATGGAAGCTATAAAGGCTGCACGTCCCGATGTCATCTTGCTTCCTTCCACCGGCGGGGCGGTAGGAATGACGGCAGAAGAGCGCCTTCAACCCACCGAACTGTTCCCGGAAATGGCCACACTCGATTGCGGCACCTGCAATTTCGGGGACGAAGTATTCGAAAATACTCTTCCCATGATGCGCGACTTCGGAAAAAGGATGATTGAAAACAACATTAAACCCGAGTATGAATGTTTTGAAATGGGACACCTGGAGACCGCACTTCACCTAGCAGCCAAAGGATATGTCCCCGGCCCGCCCATGCAGTTCAACTTTGTTCTCGGTGTTCCCGGATGTGCCGCGGCAACCGTCGAGAACCTGGTATGGATGGTGAACCGGATTCCGGCCGGATCAACGTGGACTGCCACCGGAATAGGGCGGAGCGAATTTATCCTTGCCGCACACGCCATCGCCATGGGAGGACACGTACGCGTGGGATTCGAAGACAACCTATACCTGTCTCGCAGCGTATTGGCAAAATCCAACGGTGAACTCGTAAATAAAGTGGTTCAAATGGCAAAACTCCTGAACCGGGAGATCGCCACGCCGGCGGAAGCACGAGCTATTCTGGGATTAAACCCATTATGA
- a CDS encoding acetyl-CoA C-acetyltransferase, which produces MEKIFIVSAKRTPIGKFMGSLSAIKPGQLGAIVIKAMLEETGMESSKIDSVIVGNVLSAGQGQGVARQCAMYAGIPAEVPAYSVNMVCGSGMKAVMNAVSEIRSGTASVIIAGGVENMSDAGFILPSSVRNGIKMGSIQAVDHMVNDGLTDVFNNYHMGITAENVAEKFGISREAQDAFAYHSQQKAIAAVDNDKFKEEIVPVEIVTRKETTVFDKDEFPNRTSTPEKLAALRPAFKKEGTVTAGNASGINDGASFVMLAGEEAVAQYGLKPLAEIIAAGESGVAPEVMGLGPVPAINKALHRAGMKLSEMEIIELNEAFAAQSIGVIERLCDKHGVSREWINERCNIHGGAIALGHPIGASGNRILVSLVHALKMYDKTYGLASLCIGGGMGTAIIIKKY; this is translated from the coding sequence ATGGAAAAAATCTTTATCGTATCCGCCAAACGCACCCCTATAGGGAAGTTTATGGGTAGCCTGTCCGCCATTAAACCGGGACAGTTGGGTGCTATTGTCATCAAAGCCATGCTGGAAGAAACCGGTATGGAAAGTTCAAAAATCGATTCCGTCATTGTCGGAAACGTCTTATCTGCCGGACAAGGACAGGGTGTGGCCCGTCAGTGTGCCATGTACGCAGGCATTCCCGCCGAAGTCCCAGCCTATAGTGTCAACATGGTGTGCGGTAGCGGAATGAAAGCGGTGATGAATGCCGTCTCGGAAATCCGAAGTGGCACAGCATCGGTAATCATTGCGGGAGGAGTTGAAAATATGTCGGATGCCGGATTTATCCTGCCTTCATCGGTGCGCAACGGCATTAAAATGGGCAGTATCCAGGCTGTCGATCACATGGTGAACGATGGGCTTACCGATGTTTTCAACAATTATCACATGGGAATTACTGCAGAAAATGTTGCTGAAAAATTCGGTATTTCCCGTGAGGCACAGGATGCCTTTGCCTACCATTCACAGCAGAAAGCCATTGCCGCCGTGGATAATGATAAGTTTAAAGAGGAGATTGTCCCTGTGGAGATTGTTACGCGAAAAGAAACTACCGTGTTCGACAAAGATGAATTCCCGAACCGGACAAGCACACCCGAAAAGCTGGCGGCACTGCGGCCAGCTTTTAAAAAAGAGGGAACGGTAACGGCCGGAAACGCATCGGGAATTAATGACGGGGCATCTTTCGTAATGCTGGCCGGTGAAGAAGCCGTAGCCCAGTACGGATTGAAACCTCTGGCCGAGATCATAGCCGCCGGCGAAAGCGGCGTCGCCCCAGAAGTAATGGGCCTGGGGCCTGTTCCTGCTATCAACAAGGCATTACACCGTGCAGGCATGAAACTTTCCGAGATGGAAATTATTGAGCTGAATGAAGCTTTCGCAGCCCAATCCATCGGTGTAATAGAGAGGTTGTGCGATAAGCACGGCGTCTCACGCGAGTGGATAAACGAACGATGCAATATCCACGGTGGTGCGATTGCCTTGGGACACCCTATCGGCGCGTCGGGCAACCGCATCCTGGTTTCGCTGGTTCACGCACTGAAAATGTATGACAAAACATACGGCCTGGCATCGCTCTGCATAGGCGGAGGAATGGGAACGGCGATCATAATTAAGAAGTATTGA
- the ablA gene encoding lysine 2,3-aminomutase: protein MSTSIRQFFSHVPDEQWNDWKWQVKNRIESLEALKQHIRLTREEEEGVRESLKTLRMAITPYYLSLINREDPHCPIRKQAIPTINELHISRGDLDDPLHEDGDSPVPGLTHRYPDRVLFLITDMCAMYCRHCTRRRFAGQKDAGAPIERIDNCINYIARTPEIRDVLLSGGDALLMSDDRIEYILRRLRDIPHVEIIRFGTRVPVVMPQRITDELCEMIKKYHPIWLNTHFNHPNEITPEATEACNKLSAAGVPLGNQTVLLRGINDCTYVMRELVHGLGRIRVRPYYIYICDQSKGIGHFRTPISKGIEIIENLRGHTSGYLVPTFVVDAPGGGGKVPVMPTYMISQSPNRVIVRNYEGVISAYTEPEDYKEDCHCPECAKQKKEGVAALLSGRQLSLEPKDLNRFKRNGH, encoded by the coding sequence ATGAGCACTTCAATCCGCCAATTTTTTTCTCACGTTCCCGACGAACAATGGAACGATTGGAAATGGCAAGTGAAGAACCGCATTGAATCACTTGAAGCCCTGAAACAACATATCCGCCTGACACGGGAAGAAGAGGAAGGGGTACGCGAATCGCTAAAAACACTGCGGATGGCCATCACGCCTTATTACCTGAGTTTGATAAACAGGGAAGATCCGCATTGCCCCATCCGCAAGCAGGCGATTCCTACTATTAATGAGCTGCACATCTCCCGTGGCGACCTCGACGACCCCCTGCATGAAGACGGCGACTCTCCCGTGCCCGGACTCACGCATCGGTATCCCGACCGTGTACTTTTTCTCATCACCGATATGTGTGCCATGTACTGCCGCCATTGCACCCGCCGCCGATTTGCCGGGCAAAAGGATGCCGGCGCGCCCATCGAACGTATCGATAATTGCATCAACTACATTGCCAGGACCCCGGAAATCCGCGACGTACTCCTTTCTGGCGGTGACGCGCTATTGATGAGCGACGACAGGATAGAATATATCCTCAGGCGCTTGCGCGACATTCCGCATGTCGAAATCATTCGTTTCGGAACCCGCGTGCCTGTGGTCATGCCGCAACGTATCACGGATGAGCTCTGCGAGATGATAAAAAAATACCATCCCATATGGCTCAACACACATTTCAACCACCCCAACGAAATCACGCCTGAAGCCACCGAAGCCTGCAACAAGCTTTCTGCTGCCGGGGTACCCCTCGGTAACCAAACCGTACTGCTGCGCGGCATCAACGACTGTACTTACGTCATGCGTGAACTCGTACACGGCCTGGGGCGCATTCGTGTACGGCCATATTACATCTATATTTGCGACCAGTCAAAAGGAATCGGCCACTTCCGCACGCCGATTTCAAAAGGCATTGAAATCATTGAAAACCTGCGGGGGCATACTTCCGGTTACCTCGTACCCACCTTTGTGGTGGATGCACCCGGCGGAGGAGGGAAGGTCCCCGTGATGCCCACATACATGATTTCGCAATCGCCCAACCGTGTCATTGTGCGCAACTACGAAGGTGTTATCAGTGCGTACACCGAACCGGAAGACTACAAGGAAGATTGCCATTGCCCCGAATGCGCCAAACAGAAAAAAGAAGGTGTGGCAGCGTTACTTTCGGGACGGCAATTATCGCTGGAGCCCAAAGACTTGAACAGGTTTAAACGGAACGGACACTGA
- a CDS encoding cobalamin-dependent protein (Presence of a B(12) (cobalamin)-binding domain implies dependence on cobalamin itself, in one of its several forms, or in some unusual lineages, dependence on a cobalamin-like analog.), whose amino-acid sequence MSEGLYKTRPCDFDQTLDLTRIKPYGDTMNDGKTQLSFTLPVPAGDEAVEAARQLLRKMGFDNPQVVYYQELKEGFTFFNCYGSYTGSIDYTQVHVPKVSSVKWDISQTDTFIREHIGRKIVVVGASTGSDAHTVGIDAIMNMKGFAGRFGLERYGMFEAVNMGSQVLNEELIAKGIEKNADALLVSQTVTQKDVHIKNMVELVEMLEAEGLREKIILCAGGPRISHELAKELGYDAGFGMNTYADDVASFIAQEMDRRMNKNQL is encoded by the coding sequence ATGAGCGAAGGACTGTACAAGACCCGCCCCTGCGATTTCGACCAGACGTTGGACCTGACCCGGATAAAACCTTACGGCGACACGATGAACGACGGCAAGACACAGCTGAGCTTCACCCTGCCCGTTCCTGCCGGAGACGAAGCTGTTGAAGCCGCCCGGCAATTGTTGCGAAAAATGGGATTCGACAACCCTCAAGTTGTTTATTATCAAGAATTGAAAGAAGGATTTACGTTTTTCAACTGTTACGGGAGCTATACCGGGAGCATCGATTACACGCAGGTCCACGTACCCAAAGTATCCTCCGTGAAATGGGATATTTCTCAAACCGATACGTTTATCCGGGAGCATATAGGCAGGAAAATAGTGGTGGTCGGAGCAAGTACCGGAAGCGATGCACATACCGTCGGTATCGATGCCATCATGAACATGAAAGGGTTTGCCGGAAGATTCGGCCTGGAAAGATACGGCATGTTCGAAGCCGTGAATATGGGAAGCCAGGTGCTTAACGAAGAACTTATTGCCAAAGGTATCGAAAAGAATGCAGATGCGCTGTTGGTATCCCAGACCGTTACTCAGAAAGACGTACACATAAAGAATATGGTCGAGCTGGTGGAAATGCTCGAAGCCGAAGGATTACGCGAAAAGATCATCCTTTGTGCCGGAGGGCCCCGCATTTCACACGAGCTGGCCAAAGAGCTCGGTTACGATGCCGGATTCGGGATGAATACGTATGCCGATGACGTGGCGTCGTTTATTGCACAGGAAATGGATAGGAGAATGAATAAAAACCAATTGTAG
- a CDS encoding enoyl-CoA hydratase/isomerase family protein, whose product MEEKKIIVQRDNHLATVIINEPKTLNAINGQMLQELDTVFDKLANDKEIRVIILTGAGRAFVAGANIQEMSGINYEEAKAFGKKGSSVFRKIEACPQPVIAAVNGFALGGGCELALACDIRIASEKATFGQPEVGLGITPGFSGTLRLARLVGLAKAKELIFTGKAVTAEEASAIGLVNRVVAPEALMEEVRSLASTIAGQAPLAVQKSKVAINNGWDLPVSEGIELETELFAQCFETEDQKNGMSAFLKKQKTEFRGK is encoded by the coding sequence ATGGAAGAAAAGAAAATAATTGTTCAACGGGATAACCACCTGGCTACGGTAATCATTAACGAACCGAAAACGTTAAACGCCATCAACGGACAGATGCTGCAGGAACTGGATACCGTTTTTGACAAGCTGGCGAACGACAAGGAAATCCGCGTGATTATTCTCACTGGAGCCGGCCGTGCGTTTGTTGCAGGAGCCAACATTCAGGAAATGTCCGGCATAAATTACGAAGAAGCAAAGGCCTTTGGGAAAAAGGGCTCATCGGTTTTCAGGAAGATAGAGGCTTGTCCTCAACCCGTCATTGCCGCTGTAAACGGCTTTGCCCTAGGTGGAGGTTGTGAACTGGCACTGGCGTGTGATATCCGCATTGCATCGGAAAAAGCTACGTTCGGGCAGCCTGAGGTAGGACTGGGCATCACACCCGGATTTTCTGGAACGCTGCGTCTAGCAAGGCTTGTGGGGTTGGCAAAAGCCAAGGAACTTATCTTTACCGGAAAGGCAGTAACCGCAGAAGAGGCATCGGCGATCGGGTTGGTAAACCGGGTTGTGGCACCGGAAGCACTGATGGAAGAAGTCCGTTCCCTAGCCTCTACCATAGCCGGACAAGCACCATTGGCCGTCCAAAAATCGAAAGTGGCTATCAACAACGGCTGGGATCTTCCCGTTTCCGAAGGGATCGAGCTTGAAACGGAGCTCTTTGCCCAATGCTTTGAAACCGAAGACCAGAAAAACGGGATGAGCGCGTTCTTAAAGAAACAGAAAACGGAATTTAGAGGGAAATAA
- a CDS encoding 3-aminobutyryl-CoA ammonia lyase: MKKSLIRVRMSAHDAHYGGNLVDGAKMLQLFGDVATELLIANDGDEGLFVAYDNVEFLAPVYAGDYIEATGEITHRGNSSRKMSFEAKKVIKPRPDISPSAADVLEEPLLVCRASGTCVVPKNCQRKNNS; this comes from the coding sequence ATGAAAAAATCTCTTATCAGAGTGCGGATGAGTGCTCACGATGCACACTACGGAGGTAACCTGGTTGACGGGGCAAAAATGCTGCAGCTTTTCGGCGACGTGGCCACGGAGTTACTTATTGCCAACGACGGCGACGAAGGCCTTTTCGTCGCATACGACAACGTGGAGTTTCTAGCTCCGGTCTACGCAGGAGATTATATTGAAGCTACGGGCGAAATAACGCATCGGGGAAATTCCTCACGCAAGATGTCGTTTGAGGCTAAAAAAGTCATTAAACCCCGTCCCGACATCTCTCCATCGGCTGCCGACGTTCTCGAAGAGCCCCTCCTCGTATGCCGTGCCAGCGGAACCTGCGTGGTGCCCAAAAACTGTCAGCGGAAAAATAATTCATGA
- a CDS encoding L-erythro-3,5-diaminohexanoate dehydrogenase, with product MKKGNKYGTHRVIEPKGVLPQPANKIDNNMDEIYDNEILIDVQTLNIDSASFTDISARAGGDHEKIKEIMFEIVATQGKHRNPWTGSGGMLLGTVERIGDALVGKTDLKIGDKIATLVSLSLTPLRIDNIKEIRDEVDQVDIDGKAILFESGIYARIPADLPEKLALSALDVAGAPAQTAKLVKPGDTVVIIGAGGKSGMLCCYEAKKRAGITGKVIGITHSQKSTDRLTTLGFCDHVFPADATQPVAVLEKIEALTSGQLADVTINNVNISDTEMTSILITKDTGVVYFFSMATSFTKAALGAEGVGSDVTMIVGNGYTRGHAEITLQLLRESEKLRNIFTELYA from the coding sequence ATGAAAAAAGGAAACAAGTACGGCACACACCGCGTCATTGAGCCGAAAGGCGTGTTGCCGCAACCGGCAAACAAAATCGACAACAACATGGATGAGATTTACGACAACGAAATCCTCATCGACGTACAGACCCTCAACATCGACTCGGCATCGTTTACCGATATCTCGGCGCGTGCCGGAGGCGACCACGAGAAGATAAAGGAAATCATGTTCGAAATCGTTGCCACACAGGGTAAACACCGCAATCCGTGGACGGGTTCGGGAGGGATGTTGCTAGGAACGGTCGAAAGAATCGGGGATGCGCTCGTCGGAAAGACCGACCTAAAAATTGGAGACAAGATTGCCACCCTGGTTTCCCTCTCGCTTACCCCGCTGCGTATTGACAACATCAAGGAGATCCGCGACGAAGTGGACCAGGTAGATATCGACGGGAAAGCCATCCTCTTCGAGAGTGGAATCTACGCCCGGATACCTGCAGACTTGCCCGAGAAGCTGGCCCTCTCGGCGTTAGACGTTGCGGGGGCGCCTGCACAAACCGCCAAATTGGTGAAACCGGGAGACACGGTGGTGATTATCGGCGCCGGCGGAAAATCGGGAATGCTCTGCTGCTACGAGGCCAAAAAAAGGGCCGGCATTACTGGAAAAGTTATAGGGATAACCCATTCGCAAAAGAGTACCGACCGGCTTACCACACTCGGCTTTTGCGATCACGTCTTTCCGGCCGATGCCACGCAACCGGTGGCCGTTCTGGAAAAAATAGAAGCGCTCACCAGCGGGCAACTTGCCGACGTCACCATCAACAACGTAAATATCTCCGATACCGAAATGACCAGTATCCTTATCACCAAAGATACGGGTGTGGTTTATTTCTTCTCTATGGCAACCAGTTTCACGAAAGCGGCTCTCGGAGCCGAAGGTGTGGGCAGTGACGTGACCATGATCGTGGGCAACGGTTACACCCGCGGACACGCCGAAATCACGCTTCAACTTCTCCGGGAGTCGGAAAAACTGCGGAATATCTTTACGGAATTATACGCCTAA
- a CDS encoding DNA mismatch repair protein MutS has translation MTIRQAIQQISGFGYILNSLNILSPAGRKELFSLPFLTNQNDIETALDETETAFNIVNTTENERLLSVLFSRLTQLRDISGTVKLLSTKNTLTDIELFEIKHFALLAESVRELAGQLKISFAAIPVLEKIIDILDPEKKRIPHFYVYDRYSPALAALRTQLSRMSGQECDEQETEPVRLQAQLLEDKIRKDLVQQLFPHAPALSKALHKIARLDVVFAKALQVKESGLCRPTVDDQRTAYTALFHPEIRNLLRGQHKDFQPVDITVPMQPTVITGANMSGKSVLLKSVALAQTMMQFGFYVAAQSATVVPVEQIVISVGDSEDEGRGLSSFAAEMLRLNTAIDNTNQQVKQLVLIDELARTTNPEEGKAIMCGILDFFIQHNVQSLITTHYSIGIPCRKLRVKGFTENRNNEKITVANINSFIDYSLEETAEKEVPHEALKIAEIIGVNETILERIKKYIE, from the coding sequence TTGACCATAAGACAAGCCATACAGCAAATCAGCGGATTCGGTTATATCCTAAACTCGCTGAACATTCTTTCTCCCGCCGGAAGAAAAGAACTCTTTTCTTTACCGTTCCTGACAAACCAAAACGATATTGAAACCGCTCTGGATGAAACTGAAACGGCTTTCAACATCGTCAACACAACGGAGAACGAGAGACTACTGTCGGTGCTCTTTTCCAGGCTGACGCAGTTACGCGACATTTCAGGGACCGTAAAACTCCTTTCAACCAAAAACACATTGACCGATATTGAACTGTTCGAAATAAAACATTTCGCCCTGCTTGCAGAATCCGTGCGCGAACTTGCCGGACAATTGAAAATTTCTTTTGCAGCTATCCCTGTTCTCGAAAAAATTATCGATATCCTCGACCCGGAAAAAAAACGAATTCCTCACTTTTACGTGTACGACCGTTATTCACCGGCCCTGGCAGCGCTGCGTACTCAATTAAGCAGGATGTCGGGGCAAGAGTGTGACGAACAGGAAACAGAGCCGGTTCGTTTACAGGCGCAACTGCTAGAGGATAAGATCCGAAAAGACCTTGTACAACAGCTTTTTCCGCACGCTCCAGCCTTGTCGAAAGCCTTGCACAAAATTGCCCGGCTTGATGTTGTGTTTGCCAAAGCCCTTCAGGTAAAAGAATCAGGACTATGCAGGCCAACCGTCGACGACCAGAGAACCGCATACACTGCACTGTTCCATCCTGAAATCCGGAACTTGTTGCGGGGGCAACACAAGGATTTTCAGCCGGTGGATATCACTGTCCCGATGCAACCCACCGTGATTACCGGAGCCAACATGTCGGGCAAGAGCGTTCTGCTGAAAAGCGTGGCCCTGGCACAAACAATGATGCAGTTTGGGTTTTACGTTGCTGCCCAATCGGCAACCGTTGTGCCCGTTGAACAAATTGTTATCAGCGTGGGCGACAGTGAGGACGAAGGGAGAGGGCTCTCTTCTTTTGCTGCCGAAATGCTTCGCCTGAACACCGCTATCGACAACACGAACCAACAGGTTAAGCAACTTGTGCTTATCGATGAACTGGCCCGTACCACCAATCCGGAAGAAGGCAAGGCCATCATGTGCGGGATACTCGACTTCTTCATTCAACACAACGTGCAATCGCTTATCACCACACACTACAGCATCGGTATACCCTGCCGGAAACTGCGCGTGAAAGGATTTACAGAAAACAGAAACAACGAAAAAATAACCGTCGCCAACATCAACTCTTTCATCGACTATTCACTGGAAGAAACCGCGGAAAAGGAAGTGCCGCACGAAGCATTGAAAATTGCGGAGATAATTGGTGTGAATGAAACTATTTTAGAACGGATAAAAAAATATATTGAATAG
- a CDS encoding lysine 5,6-aminomutase subunit alpha: protein MVRSKLGIDFKKVKYAREIAGSIAADVHSFADNYTTVAVERTLCRLVGIDDIDDAGVPYPNVLVDDLKRKNVLEQGVLFFLANAVIETGLPPQQIAERVASESLDITAFPFRSKEEIARALQPFVDTSIRQIAERRKKRERYLETIGEGSRPYLYVIVATGNIYEDVVQAEAAARQGADIIAVIRTTGQSLLDYVPYGATTEGFGGTYATQENFRIMRRALDNVGEEIGRYIRLCNYCSGLCMPEIAAMGALEGLDVMLNDALYGILFRDINMQRTMVDQFMSRVINGFAGVIINTGEDNYLTTADAVEEAHTVLASDLINEQLALLAGLPEEQMGLGHAFEMDPDLENGFLFELAQAQLTREIFPKAPLKYMPPTKFMTGNIFKGHLQDALFNMIGVWTSQGIQLLGMPTEAVHTPFMSDRYLSIENARYIFNNMRNLGDEVEFKAGGIIQKRAREVLDNTIALLEELQEGGLFNALEKGIFGNIKRAKNGGKGLDGVSVKGTQYYNPFIDLMNPKPDKL, encoded by the coding sequence ATGGTCAGAAGTAAACTGGGGATAGATTTCAAGAAGGTAAAATACGCACGCGAAATTGCCGGCAGTATTGCTGCCGACGTGCATTCTTTTGCCGACAATTACACCACGGTGGCCGTTGAGCGGACACTCTGCCGTTTAGTGGGAATAGACGATATCGACGATGCCGGGGTACCGTATCCGAACGTGCTGGTAGACGATCTGAAAAGAAAGAATGTATTGGAGCAGGGTGTTCTTTTCTTTTTGGCCAACGCGGTTATCGAAACGGGGCTACCGCCGCAGCAAATTGCTGAACGGGTGGCTTCGGAGAGCTTGGATATCACGGCTTTTCCGTTTCGCTCAAAAGAAGAGATCGCCCGTGCATTGCAACCGTTTGTCGATACAAGCATCCGTCAAATAGCGGAGAGACGGAAAAAAAGGGAACGTTACCTCGAGACCATCGGCGAAGGAAGCCGTCCGTACCTTTATGTGATAGTGGCAACCGGCAACATCTACGAAGATGTGGTGCAAGCCGAAGCCGCCGCAAGGCAGGGGGCAGACATTATCGCCGTTATTCGCACCACGGGGCAAAGCCTGCTCGATTATGTGCCTTATGGTGCTACCACCGAAGGGTTCGGCGGAACGTACGCCACGCAGGAAAATTTCCGCATCATGCGCCGTGCGCTTGACAACGTGGGTGAAGAGATCGGAAGATACATCCGTTTGTGCAACTATTGTTCCGGATTGTGTATGCCCGAAATTGCCGCGATGGGAGCCCTGGAAGGACTGGACGTAATGCTTAACGACGCGCTTTACGGCATCCTTTTCCGCGACATCAACATGCAGCGTACGATGGTCGACCAGTTTATGTCGCGTGTCATCAACGGGTTTGCAGGTGTCATCATCAACACCGGAGAAGACAACTACCTCACCACTGCCGATGCCGTGGAAGAGGCGCATACCGTGCTGGCATCAGACCTGATTAATGAACAGCTGGCCCTGCTTGCCGGCCTTCCCGAAGAGCAAATGGGGCTGGGGCACGCTTTTGAAATGGATCCCGATCTCGAGAACGGGTTCCTTTTCGAACTCGCACAAGCACAGTTGACCCGCGAAATATTCCCCAAGGCGCCACTGAAATACATGCCGCCCACAAAATTCATGACGGGGAACATCTTCAAGGGGCACCTGCAGGACGCGCTTTTCAATATGATCGGCGTTTGGACATCGCAAGGAATTCAGCTGCTGGGGATGCCCACCGAAGCCGTTCACACACCCTTCATGAGCGACCGCTACCTATCCATAGAAAATGCCCGATACATCTTCAACAATATGCGTAACCTTGGCGATGAAGTGGAGTTTAAAGCGGGCGGAATCATCCAAAAAAGAGCCAGGGAGGTGTTGGACAATACCATCGCATTGCTCGAGGAACTTCAGGAGGGAGGGCTCTTCAATGCACTGGAAAAAGGTATTTTTGGCAATATAAAACGTGCCAAGAACGGTGGAAAAGGATTGGACGGCGTATCGGTGAAAGGAACGCAATATTACAATCCGTTTATTGACTTAATGAACCCCAAACCCGATAAATTATGA
- a CDS encoding 3-oxoacid CoA-transferase subunit B translates to MDKNQIREVIARRVALELKDNDVVNLGIGIPTWVPNYLKPGVHVVLQSENGMIGMGRTPAPGEEDPHFTNAGGAPVLPEPGAACFDSATSFAIIRGGHVDVSVLGALQVDEEGNLANWNIPGKMVPGMGGAMDLLTGTRKVILAMEHTAKGNPKIMKLCTLPLTAKGQVDMIVTEMCVIEVTGNGLLVTEIHPEYTAEDVQAATEATLLFSENLKLMRDL, encoded by the coding sequence ATGGACAAAAACCAAATCAGGGAAGTTATCGCCCGTCGCGTTGCGCTCGAATTGAAAGACAATGACGTGGTTAACCTGGGAATTGGAATACCCACGTGGGTCCCCAATTATTTGAAGCCCGGAGTGCACGTGGTGCTACAATCGGAAAACGGGATGATCGGCATGGGGAGGACTCCTGCCCCGGGGGAGGAAGACCCGCATTTCACCAATGCAGGAGGAGCTCCCGTTTTGCCCGAACCGGGAGCGGCATGCTTTGACAGCGCCACATCGTTTGCCATCATTCGTGGAGGGCATGTCGACGTGAGTGTGCTGGGCGCGTTACAGGTAGATGAAGAAGGCAACCTGGCCAACTGGAACATCCCCGGCAAGATGGTTCCCGGTATGGGTGGAGCTATGGATCTGTTGACCGGGACCCGCAAGGTGATTTTGGCGATGGAACACACGGCAAAAGGAAATCCCAAAATCATGAAGCTATGTACGCTTCCCCTCACTGCAAAAGGGCAGGTAGATATGATTGTCACGGAGATGTGCGTGATCGAGGTTACCGGAAACGGCCTGCTCGTTACCGAGATCCATCCCGAATATACCGCAGAAGACGTGCAAGCAGCAACTGAAGCCACGTTGCTCTTCAGTGAAAACCTGAAATTAATGCGTGACCTATAA